The Ancylothrix sp. D3o genome segment TGTTTTACAAATTAAATAGAATTGCAGCCTAAGTGAATTGGATTTAACTGCATCCTCACATAGCTTAGACTGTAAGATGTTTAGCTAATACATACCATATTTCTGAGGCTCTCGATAGCGGTTTGGACATAGGTTTATCGCGGTTTTATCATAAAATACGGATTCCCGATCAAGTTAGGCGACATTATCGAGTAAAATCAGGAATGTAAAATACGCAACTTTTTGAGAGTTAACAACGCATGGTCTGCTCGCAACAAGCTGACATTGATAATTCGCACCTTGATTTGGACGAACTTAATGAGAGATTTGAAAACGCGCACCCCAAGGAAATTTTGGCCTGGTGTCTTCGCAACATCCCCACCGGCCTGATCCAAACCAGCGCTTTTGGTGTCACCGGCATGGTAATTATGGATCTTTTGTATCGGGAACTAAAGCCTAATCCGCCTGTGCCGGTGTTGTTTTTGGATACGCTTCACCATTTTAAAGAAACTCTTGACCTTGTGGAACGCAGTCGCCAGCACTACAATTTGGATCTCAGAGTGTATAAGGTAATTGATGCTGAGTCCCGCGAACTTTTTGCGCGTCGCTATGGTGATTTGCTGTGGGAAAAGGATGTGCAAAAATTTCACTATCTCACAAAGGTTGAGCCTTTGCAGCGGGGTTTATCAGAGTTGAATACACAGGCTTGGATAACTGGCCGGCGTAGGGATCAATCTGATAGTCGCACAAAGTTATTCGTTTTTGAGCGAGATATCAAAAAACGCATTAAGGTCAATCCTTTGGCGTCTTGGACTCGCAAAGAAACGTGGTCTTATGTGTTGGAGCATAATGTTCCTTATAATGTGCTACATGATATGGGGTATGCCAGCATTGGTGATGAACCGCTGACGACGCCGGTGGGAGCAGACGAGCACGAGCGGGCGGGCCGGTGGCGTGGTACCGGCAAGACAGAGTGTGGGATTCACATCTAATTTACTGTGGGTAAAAAGTCAGTCGTCAGTGACAGATTCGGTATGTTTGTAAGAGTCAATAAAACTGACTACTGACTAAATTTTATGGGGGGAATTATGAAAA includes the following:
- the cysH gene encoding phosphoadenosine phosphosulfate reductase is translated as MVCSQQADIDNSHLDLDELNERFENAHPKEILAWCLRNIPTGLIQTSAFGVTGMVIMDLLYRELKPNPPVPVLFLDTLHHFKETLDLVERSRQHYNLDLRVYKVIDAESRELFARRYGDLLWEKDVQKFHYLTKVEPLQRGLSELNTQAWITGRRRDQSDSRTKLFVFERDIKKRIKVNPLASWTRKETWSYVLEHNVPYNVLHDMGYASIGDEPLTTPVGADEHERAGRWRGTGKTECGIHI